A portion of the Nitrospira sp. genome contains these proteins:
- the queC gene encoding 7-cyano-7-deazaguanine synthase QueC: MSGVNGPRAVVLVSGGIDSAVTAAIARRDGQELHFLTFEYGQRHAVEVRQARRLAEAMAVMHHVVCSVDLRVIGGSALTSDQAVPKDRERPERTAEIPVTYVPGRNLIFLSLAAAYAETIRAESVYFGANVLDYSGYPDCRPEFIRAFEGAVKEGTKAGVEGQALRVLAPLLALSKAEIIREGVALGVPLALTHSCYDPVGELACGRCDSCRIRRDGFRMAGVVDPTQYALT, translated from the coding sequence ATGTCCGGAGTGAATGGTCCTCGCGCTGTCGTGCTGGTGAGCGGAGGGATCGATTCTGCCGTGACGGCCGCCATCGCGCGGCGGGACGGCCAGGAACTCCATTTTCTCACGTTCGAGTACGGCCAACGTCACGCCGTGGAAGTTCGCCAGGCGCGGCGGCTGGCGGAGGCGATGGCGGTGATGCATCATGTGGTCTGTTCAGTCGATCTTCGCGTAATCGGCGGATCGGCCCTCACCAGCGATCAGGCGGTGCCGAAAGATCGTGAGAGGCCGGAACGGACCGCGGAGATTCCGGTGACCTATGTCCCGGGGCGGAACCTCATCTTTCTGTCTCTGGCGGCGGCCTATGCCGAAACAATCCGAGCCGAGTCGGTGTACTTCGGCGCCAACGTTCTCGACTATTCGGGGTATCCAGACTGCCGCCCGGAGTTCATCCGTGCGTTCGAAGGCGCGGTGAAGGAAGGCACCAAGGCCGGTGTCGAGGGACAAGCCTTGCGAGTGCTGGCGCCCTTGCTCGCGCTGTCGAAGGCCGAGATCATTCGGGAAGGCGTGGCGCTGGGCGTGCCGCTCGCACTCACGCACAGTTGCTATGATCCGGTAGGCGAACTGGCCTGCGGGCGATGCGACAGTTGCCGCATCCGGCGCGATGGATTTCGGATGGCCGGGGTTGTAGATCCTACGCAATATGCGCTAACGTAA
- a CDS encoding TraR/DksA family transcriptional regulator yields the protein MTVAISPLAAKPKESAKEREARERRREALQKILMRKRQEILKEIEDSIGQSLTEDQQRRLESARDVGDQALMDLDRELGISLMEMRNRRRQAIDESLVRLSEGTYGICAECGVEISERRLEAVPFAKLCVECQSREELLEKIEKEEERD from the coding sequence TTGACCGTCGCGATTTCTCCGCTCGCGGCCAAGCCGAAGGAATCCGCCAAGGAACGCGAGGCGCGCGAGCGACGCCGCGAGGCGCTGCAGAAAATCCTCATGCGGAAACGGCAGGAGATTCTCAAGGAAATCGAAGACAGTATCGGCCAATCGCTGACAGAAGATCAGCAGCGGCGCCTGGAGTCTGCCCGCGATGTCGGCGATCAGGCGCTGATGGATCTGGACCGCGAGCTGGGGATTTCTTTGATGGAAATGCGTAACCGCCGACGCCAGGCCATCGACGAATCGTTGGTACGCCTGTCCGAGGGCACCTACGGCATCTGCGCCGAATGCGGCGTCGAAATCAGCGAGCGGCGGCTGGAGGCCGTGCCCTTCGCCAAGCTCTGCGTCGAATGCCAATCCAGAGAAGAGCTGCTGGAGAAAATCGAAAAAGAAGAAGAACGCGACTGA
- a CDS encoding adenine phosphoribosyltransferase: protein MTLDQYRSLIREVPDFPRPGILFYDITTLLKDPAAFGAIADELTAYYGGQDITKVVGIESRGFIYGGTLAQRLKAGFVPVRKPGKLPAAIYEVNYQLEYGSNSLAIHRDAVAKGERVLIVDDLLATGGTAAATIELIRQLGGEIAGLDFLVELKSLNGREKLTGYPVHSTILYP from the coding sequence ATGACCCTCGATCAGTATCGCTCGCTCATTCGCGAAGTCCCCGATTTTCCCCGTCCCGGCATTCTCTTTTACGACATCACGACCCTCCTCAAAGATCCGGCCGCGTTCGGCGCGATCGCCGACGAGTTGACCGCCTACTATGGAGGTCAGGACATCACCAAAGTCGTCGGCATCGAGTCGCGCGGGTTCATCTATGGTGGAACCCTGGCTCAGCGCCTCAAGGCGGGATTCGTCCCGGTCCGTAAACCCGGAAAGCTCCCGGCGGCGATCTACGAGGTAAACTACCAGTTGGAATATGGGTCCAACTCCCTGGCGATTCATCGTGACGCAGTCGCCAAAGGGGAACGAGTGCTCATCGTGGACGACTTGCTGGCGACCGGAGGCACGGCGGCCGCCACGATCGAGCTGATCCGCCAGTTGGGCGGCGAGATCGCCGGTTTGGATTTTCTGGTGGAGCTCAAGAGCTTGAACGGACGGGAGAAGCTGACCGGATATCCGGTCCATAGCACCATCCTCTATCCCTAG
- a CDS encoding sigma-70 family RNA polymerase sigma factor → MARRQDDFEDGSEARRHQVERDEESTDREEGGDGEEKSGRRSEGLDTLKSYLREIRRSSLLTFKQEQQLGKRVMAGDEQARQQMIESNLRLVISIGKRYMHRGFPFSDIVEEGNIGLIKAVEKFNYKRGFRFSTYASWWIRQYIERAIINQGKLVRLPVHVVERLNRYLNRSESLVQTLGREPTAAEVAVKLKSTEEDVLDLKQVIRTTCSLDSPINDQADTFLRDVIEDPMCPSPAATAEGVLRRAEMMAWVKELPEKEQTVIVSRFGLDGSEAKTLEEIGTEMGLTRERVRQIEMAALSRLRHTIERKALTQSDLL, encoded by the coding sequence ATGGCCAGGAGACAGGACGATTTCGAGGATGGAAGCGAAGCGCGCCGGCATCAGGTCGAGCGCGACGAAGAAAGTACCGACCGCGAAGAGGGAGGAGACGGCGAAGAGAAGAGCGGTCGCCGGTCCGAAGGACTGGACACGCTGAAAAGCTACCTCCGGGAAATCCGTCGCTCCAGCCTGCTCACATTTAAGCAGGAACAGCAACTGGGCAAGCGCGTTATGGCCGGCGACGAGCAGGCCCGTCAGCAGATGATTGAATCCAACCTCCGTCTGGTGATCAGCATCGGCAAGCGATACATGCATCGCGGCTTTCCCTTCTCCGACATCGTGGAGGAGGGCAATATCGGGCTCATCAAAGCGGTCGAGAAGTTCAATTACAAGCGCGGCTTCCGGTTCAGCACCTACGCATCCTGGTGGATCCGGCAGTACATCGAGCGCGCCATCATCAATCAAGGCAAGCTGGTGCGGCTGCCGGTTCATGTGGTCGAGCGGCTCAATCGCTACCTCAACCGCAGCGAGTCCCTCGTTCAGACATTGGGGCGAGAACCGACCGCGGCCGAGGTGGCGGTCAAGCTGAAGTCGACGGAAGAAGACGTGCTGGATCTGAAGCAGGTCATCCGCACGACCTGCTCGTTGGACAGCCCCATCAACGATCAGGCCGACACCTTCCTTCGCGACGTCATCGAGGACCCGATGTGCCCCTCGCCGGCGGCCACCGCTGAAGGCGTGCTGCGCCGTGCGGAGATGATGGCGTGGGTGAAGGAGTTGCCTGAAAAGGAGCAAACTGTTATTGTGTCGCGGTTCGGGTTGGACGGCAGCGAAGCCAAGACGCTGGAAGAGATCGGCACCGAGATGGGGCTCACTCGCGAGCGGGTCCGACAGATCGAAATGGCCGCGTTGAGCCGTCTGCGCCATACCATCGAACGAAAAGCGCTGACACAATCGGATCTGCTCTGA
- a CDS encoding acylphosphatase: protein MTDPTEPATVRATISVAGRVQGVGYRAFAVRVAAARGLRGTVRNLDDGRVELDVEGPKDRIESLMNDLHTGPPAARVTAVSVEWGRPTGRFSDFRISYAGGS from the coding sequence ATGACCGATCCAACTGAGCCGGCAACGGTCCGAGCGACGATCTCCGTAGCGGGTCGGGTGCAAGGTGTGGGATACCGGGCGTTCGCCGTGCGAGTCGCCGCCGCGCGCGGACTCCGGGGAACGGTGCGGAATCTCGACGACGGGCGCGTCGAACTGGATGTGGAAGGACCGAAGGACCGGATCGAATCCCTCATGAACGATCTTCATACGGGGCCTCCTGCGGCGCGGGTGACTGCCGTGAGCGTCGAATGGGGGCGCCCGACGGGACGATTCTCGGATTTTCGGATCAGCTACGCGGGCGGGTCGTAG
- the ald gene encoding alanine dehydrogenase, whose translation MIVGVPKEIKDHEYRVGLTPDGARALRRAGHEVWVESAAGEGSGYMDEDYRQAGASITRSAAETFERAALIIKVKEPLLSECRQVRAGQILFTYLHLASSAELTKKLMESRVTAIAYETVEAKDGTLPMLRPMSDIAGRMSVQIGARYLEKTQGGRGILLSGMPGVEPAHVVVLGAGVVGSAAARIAVGMGARVTVINLDLERLRVLDEQYQGRIVTRAATHEAVEETVPTADLLIGAVLVPGARAPKLVSRRLVAQMRKGAVIVDVAVDQGGCIETTKPTTHSDPVYLVDGVFHYCVANMPGIVPRTSTGALTNVTLPYVLRLATEGVETTIRSDAGFGKGVNLYNGNVTCPAVAEAHGLRFTPLI comes from the coding sequence ATGATCGTCGGTGTGCCGAAGGAGATCAAGGATCACGAGTATCGGGTCGGCCTGACGCCGGACGGAGCGCGGGCATTGCGCCGGGCAGGTCACGAAGTCTGGGTCGAATCCGCCGCAGGCGAAGGCAGCGGATATATGGATGAGGATTACCGGCAAGCCGGCGCTTCCATCACGCGGTCGGCCGCGGAGACCTTCGAACGCGCCGCGCTCATCATCAAGGTGAAGGAACCGCTCCTGTCGGAATGCCGTCAGGTGCGTGCGGGTCAAATTTTGTTTACCTATCTCCACCTTGCGTCCTCCGCCGAACTGACGAAGAAGCTGATGGAGAGCCGCGTCACGGCCATCGCCTACGAGACAGTGGAAGCCAAAGACGGCACACTGCCCATGCTCAGGCCCATGAGCGACATCGCCGGCCGAATGTCTGTGCAGATCGGCGCGCGCTACTTGGAGAAAACCCAAGGAGGCCGGGGTATCTTGCTGTCGGGGATGCCCGGCGTGGAGCCGGCGCACGTGGTCGTGCTCGGAGCGGGCGTGGTCGGCAGCGCGGCCGCCAGGATTGCGGTCGGTATGGGCGCCCGCGTCACCGTGATCAATCTCGACCTCGAGCGCCTTCGCGTCCTCGACGAGCAATATCAGGGACGCATCGTCACGAGAGCCGCCACCCATGAAGCCGTTGAAGAAACCGTGCCGACAGCCGACTTGTTGATCGGCGCGGTGCTTGTGCCCGGCGCCCGGGCTCCGAAATTGGTCTCGCGGCGGTTGGTCGCGCAAATGAGGAAGGGCGCTGTGATAGTTGATGTCGCGGTGGATCAAGGAGGCTGCATTGAGACGACGAAGCCCACGACCCACTCCGATCCCGTGTATCTCGTGGATGGCGTGTTTCACTATTGTGTCGCCAACATGCCGGGCATTGTCCCCCGAACATCGACCGGCGCGCTCACGAACGTCACGCTTCCGTATGTGCTCAGGCTGGCAACGGAAGGCGTCGAAACGACGATACGATCCGACGCGGGATTCGGCAAGGGTGTGAACCTCTATAATGGTAACGTGACCTGCCCGGCCGTGGCCGAAGCTCACGGCTTGCGTTTCACCCCCCTGATATAA
- a CDS encoding (2Fe-2S) ferredoxin domain-containing protein, producing MSSFARHIFVCTNQRSADDPRGSCSLLGSEALHAKFKQETKRLNLKNVVRANKAGCLDHCAQGPSVVVYPEGVWYTVRSEADVTEIMECHVMQGEIVTRLVMPDHPVPSELPPLPR from the coding sequence TTGTCCTCATTCGCCCGACATATTTTCGTCTGCACGAACCAACGGAGCGCCGACGATCCCCGCGGCAGCTGTTCGTTGCTCGGCTCGGAAGCGTTGCACGCCAAGTTCAAGCAGGAAACCAAACGGCTGAATTTGAAGAACGTGGTGCGCGCCAACAAGGCGGGCTGTCTCGACCATTGCGCGCAGGGACCGAGCGTCGTCGTGTACCCGGAGGGTGTGTGGTACACCGTCAGATCGGAAGCCGATGTCACCGAAATCATGGAATGTCATGTGATGCAGGGCGAGATCGTCACCCGCCTGGTCATGCCCGATCATCCGGTCCCATCCGAGCTCCCTCCGCTGCCCCGCTAG
- a CDS encoding DUF6159 family protein, which yields MSSWTQRIVTTQAILAAAWRILKEEKTLLLLPLASSVCVLLLTAVVAAPAIIEGFTGMPVPDDVPHVGSANAFGLFFLYVSTYGVGVFFNAALALAVLRKFEGRSESVSTALSEAVSLLPQIVGWAVVSATVGVLLKGIERRSGMIGGLVVRMLGLAWSVATFLVVPVLVAQRTGPFDAIKESVQLLRRTWGENILAGLGFGVLYFFWALPGVFAFVIGAGLVPTHLATAILIMALAICYFPVLGLVLSTLSTIFDVVLYRYAKFGAVAPGFDRTLLEASFTPKTGSGR from the coding sequence ATGTCGTCGTGGACACAGAGGATCGTCACCACGCAAGCGATCTTGGCGGCGGCCTGGCGTATCCTCAAAGAGGAGAAGACGCTGTTGCTGCTGCCGCTGGCCTCCTCGGTCTGTGTGCTGCTGCTCACCGCCGTGGTCGCGGCTCCGGCCATCATTGAAGGATTCACCGGAATGCCGGTGCCGGACGATGTGCCGCATGTCGGGTCGGCGAATGCGTTCGGCCTCTTCTTCCTGTACGTATCGACCTATGGCGTCGGAGTGTTTTTCAACGCCGCGTTGGCTCTCGCCGTGCTGCGGAAATTCGAAGGACGGTCCGAGTCCGTCTCGACGGCATTGAGCGAGGCCGTGTCGCTGCTTCCCCAGATCGTCGGGTGGGCGGTCGTGTCCGCGACGGTGGGTGTGCTCCTCAAAGGGATCGAACGCCGATCCGGCATGATCGGCGGACTTGTCGTCAGGATGCTCGGGTTGGCATGGAGTGTCGCCACATTCCTGGTCGTGCCCGTGCTCGTAGCGCAGCGCACAGGTCCGTTCGATGCAATCAAGGAATCGGTTCAGCTCTTACGGCGAACTTGGGGAGAGAATATTCTGGCGGGATTGGGATTCGGTGTGCTGTATTTCTTTTGGGCGCTGCCCGGCGTCTTTGCGTTCGTGATCGGAGCCGGACTGGTCCCGACGCACCTCGCGACCGCCATCCTCATCATGGCGCTTGCGATCTGTTATTTCCCGGTCCTGGGGCTCGTCTTGTCCACCCTCTCGACGATCTTCGACGTCGTGCTGTATCGGTACGCAAAATTTGGCGCCGTCGCACCCGGTTTCGATCGGACTCTCCTCGAGGCGTCGTTCACTCCCAAAACGGGATCAGGGCGATAA
- a CDS encoding phytoene/squalene synthase family protein, which translates to MATDTTVSKQELLRDLLKRVSRLFYTTLAVVPADVRDQVSLAYLFARAADTIADTDLIDRPRRLDYLGQLKAQFISDRVAWIQVKDIREAIGPLQRHEAERVLLERLEDCFRLFQSFALDDRRRVQRLMTTLTQGMEMDLTAFPGTSAADLTSFKTLDDLDRYTYYVAGCVGEFWTDLMCAHRRALCSWDVREMSDVGVRFGKGLQLTNVVKDIAHDLQRGRCYVPEVVLSEAGLTPKQLLDANNLPRFRPVLTRLVRTAVEHLDQGWLYTMAIPRLETRLRLSCMWPILSAGESLKLVLNSPDLLNPAVHVKIPRSKVYRILALTTATGACGYVGTAYWGRLRKQLA; encoded by the coding sequence GTGGCTACGGACACCACGGTCTCCAAGCAGGAACTGCTCCGCGATCTGCTCAAACGCGTCTCACGACTCTTCTATACGACTCTGGCCGTCGTTCCCGCCGATGTGCGGGATCAAGTCAGTCTCGCTTACTTGTTCGCCCGCGCCGCCGATACTATCGCCGATACCGACTTGATCGACCGCCCACGTCGGCTGGATTATCTCGGCCAGCTGAAAGCGCAGTTCATCAGCGACCGCGTCGCCTGGATCCAAGTCAAAGACATCCGGGAGGCAATCGGCCCGCTGCAGCGGCATGAAGCCGAACGGGTATTGCTGGAGCGGTTGGAGGACTGTTTTCGCCTGTTCCAGTCGTTCGCGTTGGACGACCGCCGGCGTGTGCAGCGACTCATGACGACGCTCACGCAGGGCATGGAAATGGACCTGACGGCGTTTCCCGGAACCAGCGCTGCCGACCTGACCTCGTTCAAGACCCTCGACGACCTTGACCGGTACACCTATTACGTCGCCGGCTGTGTCGGGGAGTTCTGGACCGACTTGATGTGCGCCCATCGCCGCGCGCTCTGTTCCTGGGACGTACGGGAGATGTCGGATGTGGGTGTGCGTTTCGGGAAAGGGCTTCAGCTGACCAATGTGGTCAAGGACATCGCTCACGACTTGCAGCGAGGTCGGTGTTACGTGCCGGAGGTAGTGTTGTCCGAGGCCGGGCTCACTCCTAAGCAACTCCTCGATGCCAACAATCTTCCGCGCTTTCGCCCGGTGCTGACTCGACTTGTTCGGACGGCCGTGGAGCATCTCGATCAGGGCTGGCTGTATACCATGGCCATCCCTCGTCTGGAGACTCGCCTGCGTCTTTCCTGCATGTGGCCCATTCTGTCGGCAGGCGAATCTCTGAAACTCGTTCTGAACTCTCCCGATCTGTTGAACCCCGCCGTCCATGTCAAGATCCCACGGAGCAAGGTGTACCGGATCCTGGCCCTTACGACCGCCACCGGTGCTTGCGGATATGTCGGAACGGCCTATTGGGGACGATTGAGAAAGCAGTTGGCCTGA
- a CDS encoding cupredoxin domain-containing protein, with the protein MMPSPLRYALLAALATVMSGGMFASAADVPPLAVPVAVPLGADGVQRATITLDSYSYAPAHLIVETGKPVEFTLTSVTTIIPHNFIIKDSASGLSVEQDVGAGRTAVVRFTPSKPGVFSIYCDKRLWPLPSHRDKGMEGTLEVK; encoded by the coding sequence ATGATGCCGTCGCCCTTGCGATACGCCCTCCTGGCGGCACTGGCGACCGTGATGTCCGGTGGGATGTTCGCCTCAGCCGCCGATGTGCCGCCCCTCGCCGTGCCTGTTGCGGTCCCCCTTGGGGCCGACGGAGTGCAGCGTGCCACGATCACGCTCGACAGCTATTCCTACGCGCCCGCCCATCTGATCGTCGAAACGGGCAAGCCGGTCGAATTCACCCTGACCAGCGTGACCACGATCATACCCCACAATTTCATCATCAAAGATTCTGCCTCAGGCCTCTCCGTCGAGCAGGATGTCGGTGCCGGCAGGACGGCCGTCGTGAGATTCACGCCGTCCAAGCCCGGGGTCTTCTCCATCTATTGCGACAAGCGGCTGTGGCCGCTGCCGAGCCATCGGGACAAGGGGATGGAAGGCACGCTGGAAGTGAAGTAG
- the htpX gene encoding protease HtpX: MKWLKGISLFLIANILIYLTLSVTASILINVVLPAFGIDVRGVFSQQLVVWSLVIGFGGAFISLLFSKQMARAMLHCQQITEPHSHAEQVIHGSVREIAQRLKITMPEVWVYDAPDPNAFATGPSKNNSMVAVSTGLLQNLKEDEVKAVLAHEMGHVYNGDMFTTTVLAGLMNTFVYYISNLLASMVGQPSGDREEGGSAGNPILAIVVYFFLQIVLSFLAMIVVSWHSRRREYEADAFSAKVYGKQSMIGALQGIDRWVNRTQFEYSNQDALATMKISGTSSGVMQLLATHPPIEARIAALQQL, encoded by the coding sequence ATGAAGTGGTTGAAAGGCATCTCGCTGTTTCTAATTGCGAACATCCTGATCTACCTGACGCTGTCGGTGACCGCCAGCATCCTGATCAATGTCGTGCTGCCGGCCTTCGGCATCGACGTACGAGGCGTCTTCAGTCAGCAACTGGTGGTCTGGTCGCTCGTCATCGGCTTTGGGGGTGCCTTCATCAGCTTGCTGTTTTCCAAGCAGATGGCCCGGGCAATGCTGCACTGTCAGCAGATAACGGAGCCACACTCTCACGCCGAGCAGGTCATCCATGGTTCGGTGCGAGAAATCGCACAACGTCTGAAAATCACCATGCCCGAGGTCTGGGTCTACGACGCGCCGGATCCCAACGCCTTCGCGACGGGTCCGAGCAAGAACAACTCGATGGTCGCGGTGTCCACGGGACTACTCCAAAACCTGAAGGAGGATGAAGTCAAGGCCGTACTGGCGCACGAAATGGGCCACGTGTACAACGGCGACATGTTCACAACAACGGTCCTGGCGGGGCTGATGAACACCTTCGTCTATTACATCAGCAACCTGTTGGCCTCGATGGTCGGGCAGCCGAGCGGCGACCGAGAAGAGGGGGGCTCGGCGGGCAATCCGATTCTCGCCATAGTCGTCTACTTCTTCCTGCAGATCGTGCTGTCGTTCTTGGCCATGATCGTGGTGAGCTGGCATTCCCGGCGGCGCGAATACGAAGCCGACGCCTTTTCGGCCAAAGTCTACGGCAAACAATCGATGATCGGGGCGTTGCAGGGAATCGACCGATGGGTCAACCGGACGCAGTTCGAGTATTCAAACCAGGATGCGCTGGCCACGATGAAGATCTCCGGCACGTCATCCGGCGTGATGCAACTCCTGGCGACCCATCCGCCCATCGAGGCTCGGATCGCCGCGCTCCAACAACTCTAA